A window from Bos indicus isolate NIAB-ARS_2022 breed Sahiwal x Tharparkar chromosome 1, NIAB-ARS_B.indTharparkar_mat_pri_1.0, whole genome shotgun sequence encodes these proteins:
- the METTL6 gene encoding tRNA N(3)-cytidine methyltransferase METTL6 isoform X4 has translation MAALQRRGLQTRILSSEEEEKLKRDQALVSDFKQQKLEKEAQKNWDLFYKRNSTNFFKDRHWTTREFEELRSCREFEDQKLTILEAGCGVGNCLFPLLEEDPDIFAYACDFSPRAVEYVKQNPLYDTERCKVFQCDLTKDDLLEHVPPESVDVVTLIFVLSAVHPDKMHLVLQNIYKERSSYTVLCRFLPSSF, from the exons ATGGCTGCTTTGCAAAGGAGAGGGCTGCAGACAAGGATTCTCAGCTCTGAAGAAGAGGAGAAACTGAAGAGAGACCAAGCTTTAGTGTCTGATTTTAAACAGCAGAAACTGGAAAAAGAGGCTCAGAAGAACTGGGACcttttttacaaaagaaacagCACTAATTTCTTCAAAGATagacactggactaccagagagtTTGAGGAGCTCAGATCATGTAGAGAG TTTGAAGATCAAAAATTGACTATTCTTGAAGCTGGCTGTGGGGTTGGGAACTGTTTATTCCCACTGTTAGAAGAAGATCCAGATATCTTTGCCTATGCCTGTGATTTTTCTCCGAGAGCTGTTGAATATGTCAAG CAAAATCCTCTTTATGACACAGAAAGATGCAAGGTGTTCCAGTGTGATCTGACCAAAGATGACCTTCTGGAGCACGTGCCCCCAGAGTCTGTGGATGTTGTCACGTTGATATTTGTGCTCTCTGCAGTTCACCCTGATAAGATGCACCTTGTCTTACAAAACATTTACAAG GAGAGGAGCAGTTACACTGTGCTCTGCAGATTTTTACCTTCCAGTTTTTGA
- the METTL6 gene encoding tRNA N(3)-cytidine methyltransferase METTL6 isoform X7, which translates to MAALQRRGLQTRILSSEEEEKLKRDQALVSDFKQQKLEKEAQKNWDLFYKRNSTNFFKDRHWTTREFEELRSCREFEDQKLTILEAGCGVGNCLFPLLEEDPDIFAYACDFSPRAVEYVKQNPLYDTERCKVFQCDLTKDDLLEHVPPESVDVVTLIFVLSAVHPDKMHLVLQNIYKNMNIWV; encoded by the exons ATGGCTGCTTTGCAAAGGAGAGGGCTGCAGACAAGGATTCTCAGCTCTGAAGAAGAGGAGAAACTGAAGAGAGACCAAGCTTTAGTGTCTGATTTTAAACAGCAGAAACTGGAAAAAGAGGCTCAGAAGAACTGGGACcttttttacaaaagaaacagCACTAATTTCTTCAAAGATagacactggactaccagagagtTTGAGGAGCTCAGATCATGTAGAGAG TTTGAAGATCAAAAATTGACTATTCTTGAAGCTGGCTGTGGGGTTGGGAACTGTTTATTCCCACTGTTAGAAGAAGATCCAGATATCTTTGCCTATGCCTGTGATTTTTCTCCGAGAGCTGTTGAATATGTCAAG CAAAATCCTCTTTATGACACAGAAAGATGCAAGGTGTTCCAGTGTGATCTGACCAAAGATGACCTTCTGGAGCACGTGCCCCCAGAGTCTGTGGATGTTGTCACGTTGATATTTGTGCTCTCTGCAGTTCACCCTGATAAGATGCACCTTGTCTTACAAAACATTTACAAG
- the METTL6 gene encoding tRNA N(3)-cytidine methyltransferase METTL6 isoform X6, giving the protein MAALQRRGLQTRILSSEEEEKLKRDQALVSDFKQQKLEKEAQKNWDLFYKRNSTNFFKDRHWTTREFEELRSCREFEDQKLTILEAGCGVGNCLFPLLEEDPDIFAYACDFSPRAVEYVKQNPLYDTERCKVFQCDLTKDDLLEHVPPESVDVVTLIFVLSAVHPDKMHLVLQNIYKAVTIRCFFSLHPVT; this is encoded by the exons ATGGCTGCTTTGCAAAGGAGAGGGCTGCAGACAAGGATTCTCAGCTCTGAAGAAGAGGAGAAACTGAAGAGAGACCAAGCTTTAGTGTCTGATTTTAAACAGCAGAAACTGGAAAAAGAGGCTCAGAAGAACTGGGACcttttttacaaaagaaacagCACTAATTTCTTCAAAGATagacactggactaccagagagtTTGAGGAGCTCAGATCATGTAGAGAG TTTGAAGATCAAAAATTGACTATTCTTGAAGCTGGCTGTGGGGTTGGGAACTGTTTATTCCCACTGTTAGAAGAAGATCCAGATATCTTTGCCTATGCCTGTGATTTTTCTCCGAGAGCTGTTGAATATGTCAAG CAAAATCCTCTTTATGACACAGAAAGATGCAAGGTGTTCCAGTGTGATCTGACCAAAGATGACCTTCTGGAGCACGTGCCCCCAGAGTCTGTGGATGTTGTCACGTTGATATTTGTGCTCTCTGCAGTTCACCCTGATAAGATGCACCTTGTCTTACAAAACATTTACAAG
- the METTL6 gene encoding tRNA N(3)-cytidine methyltransferase METTL6 isoform X5 yields MAALQRRGLQTRILSSEEEEKLKRDQALVSDFKQQKLEKEAQKNWDLFYKRNSTNFFKDRHWTTREFEELRSCREFEDQKLTILEAGCGVGNCLFPLLEEDPDIFAYACDFSPRAVEYVKQNPLYDTERCKVFQCDLTKDDLLEHVPPESVDVVTLIFVLSAVHPDKMHLVLQNIYKNSWHGSFWTQVTKKR; encoded by the exons ATGGCTGCTTTGCAAAGGAGAGGGCTGCAGACAAGGATTCTCAGCTCTGAAGAAGAGGAGAAACTGAAGAGAGACCAAGCTTTAGTGTCTGATTTTAAACAGCAGAAACTGGAAAAAGAGGCTCAGAAGAACTGGGACcttttttacaaaagaaacagCACTAATTTCTTCAAAGATagacactggactaccagagagtTTGAGGAGCTCAGATCATGTAGAGAG TTTGAAGATCAAAAATTGACTATTCTTGAAGCTGGCTGTGGGGTTGGGAACTGTTTATTCCCACTGTTAGAAGAAGATCCAGATATCTTTGCCTATGCCTGTGATTTTTCTCCGAGAGCTGTTGAATATGTCAAG CAAAATCCTCTTTATGACACAGAAAGATGCAAGGTGTTCCAGTGTGATCTGACCAAAGATGACCTTCTGGAGCACGTGCCCCCAGAGTCTGTGGATGTTGTCACGTTGATATTTGTGCTCTCTGCAGTTCACCCTGATAAGATGCACCTTGTCTTACAAAACATTTACAAG